In Bacteroidota bacterium, one DNA window encodes the following:
- a CDS encoding cytochrome c oxidase subunit II, whose protein sequence is MINLLTLLTIVLALITGWRLMRVLELVRDLRDDNEETITAKDNLFNGRMSLIFLAVCFIGMIYFTIDAKKYLLPVSASKHGVLTDAYLYQNFALIIVVFFITQTLLFYYAWKYRHSNKRKALFYPDNHKLEFWWTVIPAVVLMGLIVYGLKLWISITNPAPASAMVIEVYGKQFDWTVRYSGEDNKLAKSNFKLITDENPLGVDTNDVAGTDDKITQELHLPVGRTINFKFHSRDILHSAYFPHLRAQMNAVPGMTTEIVVDPTITTDSMRLITKNPKFDYVLLCNKICGVAHYNMRMKLVIESEEDFKKWYATQNYVIARPEAAAPATPATVVDTVKTAETKTPESKVVASKK, encoded by the coding sequence ATGATAAATTTATTAACGCTCCTGACAATTGTACTGGCACTGATTACCGGCTGGAGACTGATGCGTGTTCTGGAATTAGTCCGTGACCTGCGTGATGACAATGAGGAAACGATCACTGCCAAAGACAATTTGTTCAATGGACGGATGTCGCTTATATTCCTGGCCGTTTGTTTTATCGGAATGATCTATTTCACGATCGATGCAAAAAAATATCTATTGCCTGTTTCTGCATCGAAGCATGGTGTACTGACAGATGCATATTTGTATCAGAACTTCGCATTGATCATTGTTGTATTCTTCATCACTCAGACATTACTTTTCTACTACGCATGGAAATATCGGCACAGCAATAAACGTAAAGCGTTATTTTATCCTGACAACCACAAACTGGAATTCTGGTGGACAGTAATTCCTGCAGTTGTATTAATGGGATTGATCGTTTACGGATTGAAATTATGGATTAGCATTACAAATCCGGCTCCTGCAAGTGCAATGGTGATTGAAGTTTACGGAAAACAATTCGACTGGACAGTTCGTTATTCAGGAGAAGACAATAAGCTTGCGAAATCTAATTTCAAATTGATCACTGACGAGAATCCACTTGGAGTTGATACAAATGATGTAGCAGGAACGGATGACAAGATCACGCAGGAACTTCACTTACCTGTTGGAAGAACTATCAATTTCAAATTCCATTCACGTGATATTCTTCACAGTGCATACTTCCCTCATCTTCGAGCGCAAATGAATGCAGTACCGGGAATGACAACAGAAATCGTTGTTGATCCAACAATTACAACTGACAGTATGCGTCTGATCACAAAGAATCCGAAATTCGATTACGTTCTTTTGTGTAATAAAATATGTGGTGTTGCCCATTACAATATGAGAATGAAACTTGTGATTGAAAGCGAAGAAGATTTCAAGAAATGGTATGCAACACAAAATTATGTAATTGCACGTCCTGAAGCAGCAGCACCGGCTACACCGGCAACTGTTGTTGATACAGTAAAAACAGCGGAGACTAAAACTCCTGAAAGCAAAGTTGTCGCTTCAAAAAAATAG
- a CDS encoding cbb3-type cytochrome c oxidase subunit I has protein sequence MSTNSHDHAVDAHDGHDHHEHHDTFWTKYVFSQDHKMISKQFLVTAIAMAVLAMIMSLIFRLQLGWPDQKFPIIEKLIGHWGKDGKLDPSFYLALVTIHGTIMVFFVLTGGLSGTFSNLLIPFQIGARDMASGFLNMLSYWFFFGSCAVMTMSLFVEAGPASAGWTVYPPLSALPQAIPGSGLGMTLWLISMIMFIASALLGGINYVVTILNLRTKGMSMTRLPLTIWAFLITAILGILSFPVLVAAALLLLFDRSFGTSFYLSDIFINGAPLHHSGGSPILFQHLFWFLGHPEVYIVLLPALGLASEVISTQARKPIFGYKAMIGSMLVIAFLSFIVWGHHMFITGMNPFLGSVFVFTTLLVAIPSAVKVFNYLATLWKANIVLSPAMMFAIGLVSFFISGGLTGIILGDSALDINLHDTYFVVAHFHIVMGSSAIFGMFAGVYHWFPRMFGRMMNKGLGYLHFWITIVCVYGTFFPMHFVGLSGAPRRYYAYTSYEGFDAALNINALISVFAILGGLAQLIFVFNFFYSMYRGRKASQNPWKSNTMEWTAPVEHIHGNWPGEIPTIYRWPYDYGKPNADDDFIPQTTPYSATTKSNLPGEVDK, from the coding sequence ATGTCAACTAATTCTCACGATCATGCAGTAGATGCTCACGATGGCCACGACCATCATGAACACCATGATACTTTCTGGACAAAGTATGTGTTCAGTCAGGATCATAAAATGATCTCAAAGCAATTCTTAGTAACGGCAATTGCCATGGCAGTTCTTGCCATGATCATGTCGTTGATCTTCCGTCTCCAGTTGGGATGGCCTGATCAGAAGTTTCCAATCATTGAAAAGCTGATCGGACATTGGGGAAAAGATGGCAAGCTGGATCCGAGTTTTTATCTGGCCTTAGTAACGATCCATGGAACGATCATGGTATTCTTTGTACTTACCGGCGGACTTTCGGGGACGTTCAGTAATTTATTGATACCATTCCAGATCGGTGCGCGAGATATGGCATCCGGTTTCCTGAATATGTTATCGTATTGGTTCTTCTTCGGTTCGTGTGCTGTAATGACGATGTCATTATTTGTTGAAGCAGGTCCCGCCTCCGCAGGATGGACAGTTTATCCGCCTCTCTCCGCCTTACCGCAAGCCATACCCGGGTCCGGGTTAGGGATGACCTTATGGCTCATCTCAATGATCATGTTCATTGCCTCGGCTTTATTAGGTGGTATTAATTACGTTGTAACGATCCTTAACCTTCGTACAAAAGGAATGAGCATGACTCGTCTGCCTTTGACGATCTGGGCTTTCTTAATTACTGCAATCCTTGGTATCCTGTCTTTCCCTGTACTTGTTGCAGCGGCTTTACTCTTATTATTCGACAGAAGTTTTGGAACAAGTTTCTACTTGTCTGATATCTTTATCAACGGCGCACCTTTGCATCACTCAGGTGGTAGTCCGATCTTATTCCAGCATTTATTCTGGTTCCTTGGTCACCCGGAGGTATACATCGTACTTCTTCCTGCCTTAGGTCTTGCTTCTGAAGTAATATCTACACAGGCACGTAAACCGATCTTCGGTTACAAAGCCATGATCGGATCAATGCTAGTGATCGCCTTCTTATCATTCATCGTTTGGGGTCACCACATGTTTATCACGGGTATGAATCCATTCTTAGGATCAGTATTCGTTTTCACAACATTGTTAGTCGCTATTCCTTCTGCCGTAAAAGTGTTCAACTACCTTGCGACATTGTGGAAAGCAAACATAGTTTTGTCACCGGCCATGATGTTTGCAATTGGTCTGGTTTCATTCTTCATTTCCGGTGGATTAACAGGAATCATCTTAGGTGATTCAGCGTTAGATATCAATCTTCACGATACATATTTCGTAGTAGCCCATTTCCACATTGTAATGGGAAGTTCAGCGATCTTCGGAATGTTTGCCGGTGTATATCACTGGTTCCCGAGAATGTTCGGAAGAATGATGAACAAAGGGCTGGGTTATTTACATTTCTGGATAACGATCGTTTGTGTGTACGGAACATTCTTCCCGATGCACTTCGTCGGACTTTCAGGAGCGCCACGTCGTTACTATGCATACACTTCTTATGAAGGCTTTGATGCTGCATTAAACATCAATGCATTGATCTCTGTGTTCGCCATCCTTGGCGGTCTTGCTCAGTTGATCTTCGTATTCAACTTCTTCTACAGTATGTATCGCGGAAGAAAAGCATCTCAGAATCCATGGAAATCAAATACAATGGAATGGACTGCACCGGTCGAACATATTCACGGTAACTGGCCGGGAGAAATTCCAACGATCTACAGATGGCCTTACGATTACGGTAAACCAAATGCTGATGATGATTTCATTCCGCAGACAACACCGTATTCGGCAACGACAAAGTCGAATTTGCCTGGTGAGGTTGATAAATAA
- a CDS encoding SulP family inorganic anion transporter, whose amino-acid sequence MSTISITKKSVSKSKLFFKLWLKHDLPAGFTVFFVALPLCLGISLASGAPYQSGLLAGMVGGILVSILSGSQLSVSGPAAGLSTVVAAAIITTGSFSGFLVSLVIAGLFQIALGLIKAGGLANLFPSAVIRGMLAAIGIILFSKQLPIALGYDMPDFWNSGFLNLFSTSHIISNFVNLNQHLSSATIALTIISLVILIGFSLPKLKQIKFIPAALVAVLVVTLISLFLIPESHSERIHRVTIQEGFFSGFIFPDWSVISQPQVWKNGITIGILATLETLLCIEAIDKLDKQNRITPVNRELIAHGIGNAVCGLIGAIPITAVIVRGAANIDAGARTRFASFTHGILLMIAVILTPLLINKIPLAVLASILLITGFKLAPPKLFRQIYKTGFKQFLPFIVTIILILMTDLLIGVGIGTLIAILFIIKNNYHQEFKVTTEKRNDTTHITIKLDSSVTFLNKVKLRSILGQIKNYSAVTFDGTDCQQIDFDILEIIHEFQVNAHHRHVEVELLGIDEP is encoded by the coding sequence GTGAGTACAATTTCTATTACTAAAAAGTCCGTCAGCAAGAGTAAACTTTTTTTCAAGTTATGGCTGAAGCATGATCTTCCGGCGGGTTTCACTGTCTTCTTCGTTGCATTACCGCTATGTCTGGGAATTTCCCTTGCCTCCGGTGCGCCATATCAATCCGGACTTTTAGCAGGAATGGTGGGCGGAATTCTTGTCTCCATATTAAGCGGCTCACAGTTAAGTGTTTCAGGTCCCGCTGCGGGATTATCGACTGTGGTTGCTGCAGCAATTATTACGACAGGAAGTTTTAGTGGATTTCTCGTCAGTCTGGTAATAGCAGGATTATTTCAGATCGCTTTAGGGTTAATAAAAGCGGGTGGACTGGCCAACCTGTTCCCTTCTGCAGTTATTCGTGGAATGCTTGCTGCTATTGGTATCATTCTTTTCAGCAAACAACTTCCAATTGCTCTGGGTTATGACATGCCCGATTTCTGGAACAGCGGATTTTTAAATTTGTTCTCGACATCACACATCATCAGCAACTTTGTAAATCTGAATCAGCATCTTTCTTCGGCAACAATTGCATTGACAATTATTTCACTTGTAATACTTATCGGTTTCAGTTTACCGAAACTCAAGCAGATCAAATTCATTCCTGCCGCATTAGTTGCCGTATTAGTGGTAACGTTGATCAGCCTGTTTCTCATCCCGGAATCACATTCGGAAAGAATTCACAGAGTAACGATTCAGGAAGGATTTTTCAGCGGATTTATTTTTCCAGATTGGTCTGTGATCTCTCAACCACAGGTCTGGAAAAATGGAATTACAATCGGAATACTTGCAACACTTGAAACGTTGTTGTGTATTGAAGCAATAGATAAACTCGACAAGCAAAACAGGATCACACCGGTGAACAGAGAACTGATCGCCCATGGAATCGGAAATGCAGTTTGCGGATTGATCGGTGCGATTCCGATCACTGCCGTCATTGTAAGAGGTGCTGCAAATATCGATGCCGGAGCAAGAACCCGATTTGCATCATTCACTCATGGAATTCTGCTGATGATAGCCGTTATTCTAACTCCGCTTCTGATCAATAAAATTCCATTAGCAGTGCTTGCTTCAATCTTACTTATAACAGGATTCAAACTTGCCCCACCAAAATTATTCAGACAGATCTACAAGACAGGCTTCAAACAATTTTTACCGTTTATCGTCACCATCATTCTGATCCTGATGACAGACTTGCTCATAGGCGTTGGAATAGGAACACTTATTGCAATACTCTTTATCATTAAAAACAATTATCATCAGGAATTCAAAGTCACAACTGAAAAGCGAAACGACACAACACACATTACCATCAAACTCGACAGCAGTGTCACTTTTCTGAATAAAGTAAAACTGCGTTCAATTCTCGGCCAGATAAAAAACTATTCAGCCGTCACTTTCGACGGAACAGATTGTCAGCAAATCGACTTCGACATCCTGGAGATCATTCACGAATTTCAGGTGAATGCGCATCATAGGCATGTGGAGGTGGAGTTGTTAGGAATTGATGAACCGTAA
- the hemA gene encoding glutamyl-tRNA reductase, with protein MYLLKTIAFTHKKTPIKELNRFFLHEENRRERLEYLKFSCDIDEIFYVATCNRIEFFFTTHHVLDTNFLRKFYRHFRTDWNTEEVDFALKYGEIYEGEDALRHIYRVASSLDSLVIGEREIITQVRKSYDTCKDEGLTGDMLRLVVKSTITTAKQVYTETKIANNPVSVVSLAERKLRDYKLDRNSRILIIGSGETNTNFSKYLVKQGFTNFTIFNRTVGNAEKLAKIIQSSTIKATAHTLEQLSSYDGGFDVLVTCTSSPEKIITSELFAKLKGTDSNTKIIVDLSVPSNVAQEVLEANKENVIDVNELKEIASANLEERQSEYVAAEELIEENIVNFRHLYRTRSLELKMKNVPEKIREIKDKAMNDIFAQEIGELDEHSRELLGRVMDYMEKKCISVPMVMAKEIILETTN; from the coding sequence TTGTATTTGTTAAAGACAATTGCCTTTACTCATAAGAAGACTCCTATAAAGGAGCTGAATCGCTTTTTCCTACATGAGGAGAACAGAAGAGAGCGCCTGGAATATTTGAAATTTTCCTGCGATATCGACGAGATCTTTTATGTAGCGACTTGTAATCGTATTGAATTCTTCTTCACTACCCATCACGTTTTAGACACTAATTTCCTGCGAAAATTCTACCGTCACTTCAGAACTGACTGGAATACGGAAGAAGTTGATTTCGCCTTGAAGTATGGTGAGATCTATGAAGGTGAAGATGCATTACGTCACATCTACCGTGTTGCTTCATCACTGGATTCATTGGTGATCGGCGAAAGAGAGATCATTACACAAGTAAGAAAATCATACGACACATGTAAAGACGAAGGTCTGACAGGTGATATGTTACGTTTAGTTGTGAAGAGTACGATCACAACAGCGAAACAAGTTTATACTGAAACAAAAATTGCAAACAATCCGGTTTCTGTCGTTTCTCTTGCAGAAAGAAAACTTCGTGATTACAAACTGGATCGCAATTCAAGAATACTCATCATCGGTTCCGGTGAAACGAATACCAATTTTTCAAAATACCTGGTGAAACAAGGGTTTACAAATTTCACTATCTTCAATCGTACTGTAGGCAATGCAGAAAAACTGGCGAAGATCATTCAGTCTTCAACTATCAAAGCTACTGCACATACACTTGAGCAATTGAGTTCTTATGATGGCGGATTTGATGTGCTTGTTACCTGTACTTCTTCTCCTGAAAAAATCATTACATCTGAATTGTTTGCAAAGCTGAAAGGCACAGATTCGAATACAAAGATCATTGTTGATCTTTCTGTTCCGTCGAATGTTGCACAGGAAGTGCTCGAAGCAAACAAAGAGAATGTTATCGATGTAAATGAACTGAAAGAGATCGCTTCTGCTAATTTAGAAGAGCGTCAGAGTGAATATGTCGCTGCAGAAGAGCTGATCGAAGAAAACATTGTGAACTTCCGTCATCTATATCGCACACGTTCACTGGAATTGAAAATGAAAAATGTTCCTGAAAAGATCCGTGAGATCAAGGACAAAGCTATGAATGATATTTTTGCACAGGAGATCGGCGAGCTCGATGAGCATTCGCGTGAACTTTTGGGTCGTGTTATGGATTATATGGAAAAGAAATGCATTTCTGTACCGATGGTCATGGCTAAAGAGATCATTCTGGAAACGACCAACTGA
- the hemC gene encoding hydroxymethylbilane synthase: protein MRSPLIIGTRGSDLALWQANHVKSLLEESGLKCELKIIKTQGDNIQHLSLDKLEGKGFFTKEIEEALLSGETDIAVHSHKDLPTESPEELIVAAVSPREDPSELLLIRKEAVDSRNKFSLKRNPLVGTSSARRKAQLLAFRSDIELKDLRGNVPTRINKLRDGQYDAILLAAAGVERLEIDLKEFHVEHLSPKEFTPAPAQGVLAIQIRKGEKELFDHLQKINDKTVAVTIGIERKILNLFQGGCQMPVGAYAEYDDENEMFSVRVSKAAAWDTMPVSVYSESKDPYVLAARVVEKIAAIKPATVFITRTDRRDDYLQSVVEGNGFKFSGKALIETNPITIKSLPSCDWVFFSSKNAVKYFFEQHPALTDQKYGAVGKVTADAIRHYGKRADFIGYGTDTRMTGKQFAAKVGNGKVLFPQVKGSLRTIQQQFVKHDQVIDLPVYETIKRNDGDMPQADILVFTSPSNVEAWFERFTISKDQKVVAMGDATAHVLGQHNIHGCSKPDTFDDAGLARAVFSISSTK from the coding sequence ATGCGTTCACCACTTATAATAGGCACCAGAGGAAGCGATCTGGCTCTGTGGCAGGCCAACCACGTTAAATCTTTACTTGAAGAATCCGGTTTGAAATGTGAGTTGAAGATCATCAAAACACAAGGTGATAACATACAACATCTGAGTCTGGACAAACTTGAAGGCAAAGGTTTTTTTACAAAAGAAATTGAAGAAGCATTATTAAGCGGCGAAACAGATATCGCTGTACATTCTCATAAAGATCTTCCAACTGAATCTCCTGAAGAATTGATCGTCGCTGCGGTTTCTCCACGCGAAGATCCGTCTGAATTATTATTGATCAGAAAAGAAGCAGTTGATTCAAGAAATAAATTTTCATTGAAGCGGAATCCGCTTGTCGGAACGTCTTCAGCCCGGCGCAAAGCACAGTTGTTGGCATTTCGGTCAGACATTGAACTAAAAGATCTCCGTGGGAATGTACCAACACGTATAAATAAATTACGCGATGGACAATACGATGCAATTCTTTTAGCAGCTGCAGGTGTTGAGCGACTGGAAATTGATCTGAAGGAATTTCACGTAGAACATTTAAGCCCGAAAGAATTTACTCCTGCACCTGCACAAGGTGTACTGGCAATTCAGATCCGTAAAGGTGAAAAAGAATTGTTTGATCATTTGCAAAAGATCAATGACAAAACTGTAGCGGTTACAATTGGTATTGAAAGAAAAATACTGAACTTGTTTCAGGGCGGATGTCAGATGCCTGTTGGTGCTTATGCTGAATATGACGACGAAAATGAAATGTTTTCTGTCAGAGTAAGCAAAGCTGCTGCATGGGATACAATGCCCGTTTCTGTTTATTCAGAATCAAAAGATCCGTATGTTTTAGCTGCAAGAGTTGTAGAGAAAATTGCTGCAATAAAACCTGCAACGGTTTTCATTACAAGAACTGACAGAAGAGATGATTATCTTCAGTCTGTTGTTGAAGGAAATGGCTTTAAGTTTAGCGGTAAGGCATTGATAGAAACAAATCCGATAACAATAAAATCATTGCCTTCTTGTGACTGGGTATTTTTTTCCAGTAAAAATGCAGTGAAATATTTTTTCGAACAGCACCCTGCTCTGACTGATCAGAAATATGGTGCAGTAGGAAAAGTTACTGCTGATGCAATTCGTCACTACGGAAAGCGTGCAGATTTCATTGGCTACGGAACAGATACAAGAATGACAGGGAAACAATTTGCTGCTAAAGTGGGAAATGGAAAAGTTCTTTTCCCTCAGGTAAAAGGAAGTTTGCGAACGATTCAGCAACAATTTGTAAAACATGATCAGGTTATCGATCTCCCTGTATATGAAACTATAAAAAGAAATGATGGTGATATGCCACAGGCAGATATTTTAGTTTTTACATCACCATCAAATGTAGAAGCGTGGTTTGAAAGATTCACCATCAGTAAAGATCAGAAAGTAGTGGCTATGGGCGATGCAACAGCACACGTCTTGGGTCAACATAATATTCACGGCTGCAGCAAACCTGATACGTTCGACGATGCAGGATTAGCGCGTGCAGTGTTTTCAATTTCATCGACTAAATAA
- the hemB gene encoding porphobilinogen synthase has protein sequence MIIRPRRLRRNAIVREMIAETRLSKDMFIYPYFVIKGKNIVQPITAMPGVSRFTVDTLLIDVEKGLKSGINKILLFGVGEEKSEDAHSAHDSHTVVAEAVRELKAKFGDTIYVITDICLCAYTESGHCGLIKDDYVDNDSSLDVLSKMALTHTQAGADMVAPSDMMDGRVAAIRALLDMNGYENTPIMSYSTKFASAYYGPFREAADSAPGKGDRKSYQMDSRNLREAVREAVIDEQEGADMVMVKPALAYLDVIRAVREATSVPLACYNVSAEYTMVKTAAAAGLIDEQRIVMENMYAFARAGADVIITYHARDIVENGWL, from the coding sequence ATGATCATCCGTCCACGCCGTTTAAGAAGAAATGCAATCGTCAGAGAGATGATAGCAGAAACCCGTCTGTCAAAAGACATGTTCATCTATCCATACTTTGTGATCAAAGGAAAAAATATTGTACAGCCGATAACTGCTATGCCAGGTGTAAGCAGATTTACCGTTGATACATTGCTGATCGACGTAGAGAAAGGATTGAAATCCGGCATCAACAAAATTTTATTATTCGGAGTCGGCGAAGAAAAATCGGAAGATGCACATTCAGCACACGATTCACATACTGTTGTTGCCGAAGCAGTACGTGAACTGAAAGCGAAATTCGGAGATACGATCTATGTCATTACAGATATTTGTCTGTGCGCCTATACAGAAAGCGGTCACTGCGGACTGATCAAAGACGATTACGTCGACAACGACAGTTCACTCGATGTACTTTCAAAGATGGCCCTCACTCATACCCAAGCCGGCGCCGACATGGTTGCGCCGAGTGATATGATGGATGGAAGAGTAGCTGCGATAAGAGCATTGCTCGATATGAACGGTTATGAGAACACACCGATCATGTCGTACTCCACCAAGTTTGCATCAGCCTACTACGGTCCATTCCGCGAAGCAGCCGATTCAGCCCCCGGCAAAGGCGACCGCAAATCCTATCAGATGGATTCGCGCAATTTACGTGAAGCCGTAAGAGAAGCCGTCATCGACGAACAGGAAGGGGCAGACATGGTTATGGTAAAGCCTGCGCTTGCATATCTGGATGTCATCCGTGCCGTCCGCGAAGCGACATCGGTGCCATTAGCATGTTATAATGTTTCAGCAGAATACACCATGGTAAAAACCGCTGCAGCAGCGGGTTTGATAGATGAGCAGAGAATTGTGATGGAAAATATGTATGCATTTGCGAGAGCGGGGGCGGATGTGATAATTACATATCATGCCCGCGACATTGTAGAAAACGGCTGGCTATAG
- a CDS encoding 2-oxoacid:acceptor oxidoreductase subunit alpha produces MERQNEVLDNVIIKFAGDSGDGMQLTGTQFTNTAALFGNDLSTFPDFPAEIRAPQGTLAGVSGYQLHFGSVEIFTPGDFCDVLVVMNAAALKANLNFLRKSGTLIVNTDGFDPKNLRLANIPEAENPLENHSLDNYKVIRMDVTKMTRAALEGSDLGVKEIDRAKNMFVLGFLYWMYNREMTHTLKFLEEKFGKKPDILDANVKVLKAGYNFAETREEMSTRYTINPAKIAAGTYRNMMGNQAAALALIAASQKSGLQLFYGTYPITPASDILHELSKQKNFGVKTFQAEDEIAAICSAIGASFGGSLGVTASSGPGIALKAEAMGLALMLELPLVIINVQRGGPSTGLPTKTEQSDLMQAYHGRNGEAPIPIVAAATPSDCFNMVYEACRIAIMSMSPVIMLSDGYIANGAEPWMFPKASDLKPIPVKFAKEKNAGEKFLPYKRDENLSRPWAIPGVKGLEHRIGGIEKQHETGNISYEAANHEFMVKMREAKVEKIADNIPAQDIEVGTDKGKLLILGWGSTFGAIKSAVLQARAKGLDVSHAHVRYIKPFPKNLGEILYGFEHVIIPELNSGQLIKILRDKFLIPAEGLNKVQGMPFTAEEILTKIEAHFGNGKLVS; encoded by the coding sequence ATGGAACGTCAAAATGAGGTGTTGGACAATGTGATCATCAAATTTGCCGGTGATTCAGGTGACGGTATGCAGCTTACCGGAACTCAATTTACCAACACAGCTGCGTTGTTTGGAAATGACCTGAGTACTTTTCCTGATTTCCCCGCTGAGATCCGTGCCCCGCAAGGGACGCTAGCCGGAGTTTCCGGTTACCAGTTGCATTTCGGAAGTGTTGAAATATTTACTCCCGGCGATTTTTGCGATGTGCTTGTTGTTATGAATGCAGCAGCATTGAAAGCAAATCTGAATTTCCTTCGCAAAAGTGGAACGCTTATCGTTAACACCGATGGCTTCGATCCGAAAAATTTACGTCTTGCAAATATTCCTGAAGCAGAAAATCCGCTGGAGAATCATTCGCTGGATAATTATAAAGTGATCAGAATGGACGTGACGAAAATGACACGTGCCGCTCTGGAAGGTTCTGACCTTGGTGTGAAAGAGATCGATCGCGCGAAGAATATGTTCGTACTGGGATTCCTGTACTGGATGTATAACCGTGAGATGACTCACACATTGAAATTCCTCGAAGAGAAATTCGGAAAGAAACCGGATATCCTTGATGCGAACGTAAAGGTGTTGAAGGCAGGATACAATTTCGCTGAGACGAGAGAAGAAATGAGTACTCGTTACACGATCAATCCTGCGAAGATCGCTGCGGGAACTTACCGCAACATGATGGGTAACCAGGCTGCTGCACTTGCATTGATCGCTGCATCACAAAAATCAGGACTACAATTATTTTACGGAACATATCCGATAACACCTGCATCCGATATTCTTCACGAATTATCGAAGCAGAAAAATTTCGGAGTAAAAACATTTCAGGCAGAAGATGAGATCGCTGCTATCTGTTCTGCTATAGGCGCAAGCTTCGGCGGATCGTTAGGCGTGACGGCATCATCAGGTCCGGGTATCGCTTTGAAAGCGGAGGCCATGGGACTTGCATTGATGCTTGAACTTCCATTGGTGATCATCAACGTACAACGTGGTGGACCATCGACAGGATTACCAACGAAGACAGAACAGAGTGACTTGATGCAGGCATATCACGGAAGAAACGGTGAAGCACCGATTCCTATCGTAGCAGCAGCAACGCCATCAGATTGTTTCAATATGGTGTATGAAGCATGTCGTATTGCCATCATGTCTATGTCGCCGGTGATCATGTTGTCTGACGGATACATTGCCAATGGCGCCGAGCCATGGATGTTCCCGAAAGCATCAGACTTGAAACCGATTCCTGTAAAGTTTGCAAAAGAAAAAAATGCAGGCGAAAAATTCCTTCCATACAAACGTGATGAAAATCTTTCGCGTCCGTGGGCAATTCCGGGAGTGAAAGGTCTTGAGCATCGTATTGGTGGAATTGAAAAGCAGCACGAAACAGGAAACATCAGCTACGAAGCAGCGAACCATGAGTTCATGGTTAAGATGCGCGAAGCGAAAGTGGAGAAGATTGCTGACAATATTCCTGCACAGGATATAGAAGTAGGAACCGACAAAGGGAAATTACTGATACTTGGTTGGGGAAGTACATTCGGAGCCATCAAGAGTGCAGTGCTTCAGGCACGCGCAAAAGGTCTGGATGTATCGCATGCACACGTTCGTTACATCAAACCTTTCCCGAAAAATCTGGGCGAGATACTATACGGTTTCGAACACGTCATCATTCCTGAATTGAACAGCGGACAATTGATCAAAATTCTTCGTGATAAATTCCTAATTCCTGCAGAAGGGCTGAACAAAGTGCAGGGAATGCCTTTTACAGCGGAGGAAATCCTGACTAAGATCGAAGCTCATTTTGGAAATGGTAAGTTGGTAAGTTGA